gcaggctgttcaCAACCTGATCCTGACTGCGGTGGACGGTGGAGTTCCCACGCGCACAGGAACAGCCAGCATCGTTGTGCGCGTACTTGACGTGAACGACAACGCCCCTTCATTTGGCAAAGACAAATATGTGGTAGATGTGATGGAGAACTCTCCAATAGGCAGCTTAGTCATCAAGCTGAACGCCACTGATCTAGACGAAGGCTCCAATTCTGACGTAGTTTATTCTTATAGTTTATACACATCAGAGAGAACGCAGcagatatttaatttaaatgcagaaaatggtGAAATCAGGGTGAGAGAGATGATCAATTACGAAGATCTAAAACTTTATGAAATGGAGATTATTGCCAGTGATAAGGGGACTAATCTCTTAACTGGTCAGTGTAAAGTGACGATTCAGGTGACAGATATGAACGATAACCACCCAGAAATATCTATCAAGTCATTTCAAAGCCCAGTGAAAGAAAACATAGATGTAGACACAGTGATAGCTGTAGTTAGTGTGAGTGATAAAGACTCAGGAGATAATGGAGTGGTTGATCTGCATATTCCTGATAATATGCCTTTTAAACTGAGGCAATCCTCTGATAACTATTATGAATTAGTGGTGTCAGAGCCGTTAGACCGTGAGAAGGTTCCAGAGTACGACATCACTTTCACAGTAACAGACAGAGGCTCTCCTCCTTTATCGGACAATGAAACCATGacgttggagctgctggacattaATGATAATGTTCCTCACTTCCCTCAGTCATTTTATACGATACGTGTCACTGAGAATAACGCACCGGGGGCCTTGCTCAGTTCTCTGACTGCCTTTGACCCTGACCTCCACGAGAACCAGTATTTAGTTTACTTCATCCTAGAGAAGGAGATCGCCAACACGTCCATGTCCATGTTATTCTCCATCAACCCAGAGGACGGAAATCTTTACGGGCTGAAAACTTTTGACTACGAGATTGAGAAGGAGTTTCTTTTCCACATTGAGGCCAGAGactctggttctcctccactcagcagcaacgtgagcgTCCACATCATTATTGTGGACcagaacgacaacgctccgGTCATTGTGTCTCCGTGGCGTGCACAGGGCTCTGTGGTGGAGGAAAAGATCCCCAGATCCACTGACAAAGGTTCTCTGGTTGCCAAGGTGATAGCTTTAGACGTGGACTCGGTGCACAACTCCAGGATCACCTACCAGTTACTCCAGGTGACTGACGCCACCTTGTTCAGTCTGGATCAGTACAACGGAGAGATCCGGACCATGAGGATGTTCAGCTACAGAGATCCACGCCACCAGAGACTGGTTGTTGTTGCCAAGGACAACGGGAACCCTGCTCTGTCTGCCACCGTCACCATTAAGCTGTCCACAGTGGAGACTGCTGTTAAAGCCTACTCTGACCTGACTGAGGTTCCTCTGGAATACGACATCTTCTCAGACCTGAACCTGTACCTGGTCATCGGTCTGGGCTCagtgtcatttctgctgctcatcaccATCCTGGTCACCATCGTCATCAAGTGTCAGAAACCCAAGGCCAGCAAggctgctcctccctgcaggaacAGTGTGATCAGTGAGAGGAACTCCACCATCGCTGATTCCACTCTGGTGTCCAACGATGCGTACTGGTACAGCTGTGTTTCTAGCAGAGACCAGGAAAGGAAAACTGGTGGTTAGACAGCCTGTGCCAAAGGGCTCCAGGTACATTGTGTCCAGTATACCCAGAGGTACAGGAATGACCGACACTAGTGGCTCTGCTCCCTCTACTCTGCAGGTATGGCAATACCTATACTACTACTGCTCATATGTCTAGATAATATTTGCAATGATGGTTATGTAAAAGACAATTTTACGCTATAACTAATTTCTTTATTGACATATTGGAGACCAATTTCTTTTCCTTGCAAGCAAAATAAATTACAATGATTACCCCCTTTTTTTCAAATAAGTGTAATTGGAGATATAGATAATCTCTAAAACATTAGTTTTACACCAACATATTTACAGAGATGAGCAACAGAGCAACAAATTTAAGgattttttgaaaataaataacccCAAAAATGTGACATTGCAAACAGAATTAGTTTTCAGACAAAGTTTTGTAGTCTGTCCACCAATCTCCTCACAGTAGTCAAGGGCTGCTTCACCTTAACCATCTAAAATGATAATTCATAAATAACATCTTAAATCTTCAATATCGAATCAAATACATGTAGGCTTTAAT
This genomic stretch from Takifugu flavidus isolate HTHZ2018 chromosome 9, ASM371156v2, whole genome shotgun sequence harbors:
- the LOC130531917 gene encoding protocadherin alpha-C2-like; this encodes LPHFQPGYVSLSLFISVFVNVAVAVTHYSIPEEMEEGSVVANLATDLGLDVKTLHDRKMRVDVVSNKKYLDINKDTGELFILDRIDREFLCPLKTATSCFLKLDAAIENPIRMFNIEVEIMDINDNAPHFRRGTMHLDISESSSVGERFSLNNAADPDVGSNSVKDYHLSASEHFSINIQTGRDGSKFADLILTKALDRELQAVHNLILTAVDGGVPTRTGTASIVVRVLDVNDNAPSFGKDKYVVDVMENSPIGSLVIKLNATDLDEGSNSDVVYSYSLYTSERTQQIFNLNAENGEIRVREMINYEDLKLYEMEIIASDKGTNLLTGQCKVTIQVTDMNDNHPEISIKSFQSPVKENIDVDTVIAVVSVSDKDSGDNGVVDLHIPDNMPFKLRQSSDNYYELVVSEPLDREKVPEYDITFTVTDRGSPPLSDNETMTLELLDINDNVPHFPQSFYTIRVTENNAPGALLSSLTAFDPDLHENQYLVYFILEKEIANTSMSMLFSINPEDGNLYGLKTFDYEIEKEFLFHIEARDSGSPPLSSNVSVHIIIVDQNDNAPVIVSPWRAQGSVVEEKIPRSTDKGSLVAKVIALDVDSVHNSRITYQLLQVTDATLFSLDQYNGEIRTMRMFSYRDPRHQRLVVVAKDNGNPALSATVTIKLSTVETAVKAYSDLTEVPLEYDIFSDLNLYLVIGLGSVSFLLLITILVTIVIKCQKPKASKAAPPCRNSVISERNSTIADSTLVSNDAYWYSCVSSRDQERKTGG